Sequence from the Marinilabiliales bacterium genome:
TGATATCAGCAAGTTGACAGAAGGTTGGCATCAGATCCAATGTAGTTCCCAGTTCCATGATAACCCCCGGTTCGATTTGGCCGGGCCACCTGATTATGGTCGGCACACGCATCCCTCCCTCGAACGTGCCGCCTTTGGCGCCTCTTAACACACCCCCTAGTCCGCCATGAGTATCAAATATGTGCCAGTGCCCGTTATCAGAAGTAAAAATTACAAATGTATTTTCGGCTATTCCCTCCTCCTCCAGTGTCTCCAGGATACGCCCCACAGACCAGTCAATCTCCTCAATTACGTCACCGTAAATTCCTGCCAGAGAATGATCCTTGAACTCTTCGGCCCTGAAAAGAGGTATGTGGGGCATGGAATGGGCAAGGTAAATAAAGAAAGGTTCATCCTTGAATTCCCTTATCCTGTCAACAGCCTCTTCTGTGTATCGCTTTGTAATGGTGCGCTGATCAGCCGGCCTTTCAATAATTTCTTTGTCCCTCATAAGAGGTACATTATAGGCCTGGTAGTTCTCCTCTTCAGCAAAAACAATTTGCGATTCTATCCAGTCCATACCCGGCACACTGGCTATACGGTCCATATCATTGGAATATGGAATACCGAAGTATGTTTCGAATCCATGGTCAGTCGGCAGGAACGGTGACTTGTGTCCCAGGTGCCACTTCCCAGCATGAGCGGTCCGGTATCCGTTCTCCCTGAGCATGGTGGCAATGGTTATCTCCTCCTGTGGCAG
This genomic interval carries:
- a CDS encoding arylsulfatase, producing the protein MTGLLSFSFVNQTCTPVKEDTKSPPPNFVIIFADDLGYGDIGVFGHPTIRTPNLDRMAAEGQKWTQFYVAASVSTPSRAGLLTGRLPVRSGMASSRRRVLFPDSNGGLPQEEITIATMLRENGYRTAHAGKWHLGHKSPFLPTDHGFETYFGIPYSNDMDRIASVPGMDWIESQIVFAEEENYQAYNVPLMRDKEIIERPADQRTITKRYTEEAVDRIREFKDEPFFIYLAHSMPHIPLFRAEEFKDHSLAGIYGDVIEEIDWSVGRILETLEEEGIAENTFVIFTSDNGHWHIFDTHGGLGGVLRGAKGGTFEGGMRVPTIIRWPGQIEPGVIMELGTTLDLMPTFCQLADIKLPDDRIYDGYDLSPLLFGTGNGVRDIVWYYWGTEVYAVRKGDYKAHFITQLEYGTKTAHFVTKPESDVEIGRTVHDTPLLFNLNIDPSERHNIASDHPEIIEKIRRLKEEHLASVEPVENQLEK